A single region of the Brassica rapa cultivar Chiifu-401-42 chromosome A03, CAAS_Brap_v3.01, whole genome shotgun sequence genome encodes:
- the LOC103860198 gene encoding glutathione S-transferase T3-like — protein sequence MDSNSYIPPVSNFVDLLNSQQETVFGEVSSSQVPLFGSQPTAEETTGERKERRSWTPVDDVALISAWLNTSKDPVVGNEQRAGAFWKRVAAYFAASPKVAGAEPREASHCKNRWQKINDQVNKFCGAYDSATREKSSGQNENDVLKLAHEIFYTNHKKKFTLEHAWKELRNDQKWCEMSAAKTAGSIKKRKGDESAQSASSYAFETTTGEEEQATIRPPGVKASKGFGKKMMAEGKKLTEFQSLWSIRKEDIAAKDKVAKMKLLQSLVGKELPAYEEALKKKLIDELMSN from the coding sequence ATGGATTCCAATTCATATATACCACCGGTCTCAAACTTTGTAGACCTTCTGAATAGTCAGCAAGAGACTGTCTTTGGTGAAGTTTCTTCCTCCCAAGTCCCTCTCTTTGGCAGTCAACCAACAGCAGAAGAGACTACTGGAGAGCGTAAAGAAAGGAGGTCTTGGACGCCTGTAGATGATGTTGCTCTCATTAGCGCTTGGCTTAACACAAGCAAAGACCCGGTTGTAGGCAACGAGCAAAGAGCCGGTGCGTTCTGGAAAAGGGTTGCTGCGTACTTTGCGGCTAGTCCGAAGGTTGCAGGAGCTGAACCGAGAGAGGCATCACATTGTAAGAACCGGTGGCAGAAGATCAATGACCAAGTGAACAAATTTTGTGGGGCTTATGACTCTGCAACAAGAGAGAAGAGTAGTGGCCAAAATGAGAACGATGTTCTCAAGCTTGCGCATGAGATCTTCTACACCAACCACAAAAAGAAGTTCACTCTTGAGCATGCATGGAAGGAGTTGCGGAACGACCAGAAATGGTGTGAAATGTCAGCAGCTAAAACCGCAGGAAGCATTAAAAAGAGGAAGGGTGATGAGAGTGCACAATCAGCGAGCTCATACGCATTTGAAACAACCACTGGTGAAGAAGAGCAGGCCACCATTCGTCCCCCAGGTGTTAAGGCCTCAAAGGGCTTTGGTAAGAAGATGATGGCAGAGGGTAAGAAATTAACTGAGTTTCAAAGTCTGTGGAGCATCAGGAAGGAGGATATCGCGGCAAAAGATAAGGTGGCGAAGATGAAGCTACTTCAGTCATTAGTAGGAAAGGAACTACCTGCGTATGAGGAAGCTCTGAAAAAGAAGCTCATCGATGAGTTGATGTCTAACTAG